One Spinacia oleracea cultivar Varoflay chromosome 4, BTI_SOV_V1, whole genome shotgun sequence DNA segment encodes these proteins:
- the LOC110801307 gene encoding uncharacterized protein gives MFSHLDCLNKEERWMSKCKAISRSRLPELPNEIWIEIMLKLPIKPLHICKCVSKTWHYHVLHISETQKGLELPTCVILFEIMRLDVKREFDLCYLSLGDYKITKWSMDDQTENATLEMTDHQNTHEDYHDGNVSGLLLGNLTIKFGGWISNAKKYELWNMHRGLMLSVLDTHTYLVYNPATNEVFVLPKSPSQLSRIRPTELAAIVNFSDCLFSTECNFRVISFSKDTRTEKSMVLVEIYSCNKNEWFVSEFPLEKAVYLEKWNVSGAVFLDSTLFFMTNKRHVVAVQFHTRDQVSLYSMRLPSCIAKGFIESQLHVSQGCLYLAYHKFLNLWIWKHN, from the coding sequence ATGTTTTCACATTTGGATTGTCTGAATAAAGAAGAAAGATGGATGTCCAAATGTAAGGCTATTAGTCGTAGTAGATTGCCTGAGCTACCAAATGAAATTTGGATTGAGATTATGTTGAAACTGCCCATTAAGCCTCTTCATATATGCAAATGTGTATCCAAGACATGGCACTATCATGTCTTGCACATTTCCGAGACCCAGAAGGGATTAGAGCTTCCAACTTGTGTCATTTTATTCGAAATTATGCGTCTTGATGTAAAACGAGAGTTCGATTTGTGTTATTTATCCCTTGGTGACTACAAGATTACAAAATGGTCAATGGATGATCAAACCGAAAACGCTACCCTAGAGATGACTGACCATCAAAATACCCATGAAGATTATCATGATGGTAATGTAAGTGGATTGTTGCTGGGAAACTTAACCATAAAATTTGGCGGCTGGATCTCAAATGCCAAAAAGTACGAGTTATGGAACATGCACCGTGGCTTGATGCTTAGCGTCCTCGATACTCATACTTATCTTGTATACAACCCTGCCACCAATGAGGTTTTTGTCCTACCTAAGTCTCCTTCTCAACTTTCCAGAATTCGACCCACTGAGCTAGCAGCCATCGTTAATTTTTCAGATTGTCTTTTCTCTACTGAATGTAATTTCAGGGTCATTAGTTTTTCCAAGGACACAAGAACAGAGAAAAGCATGGTATTGGTTGAGATTTATTCTTGTAACAAGAACGAATGGTTTGTGTCAGAGTTCCCCCTTGAAAAGGCAGTCTATTTAGAAAAATGGAATGTGTCTGGTGCTGTGTTTCTGGATAGCACCTTATTTTTCATGACGAACAAGAGACATGTTGTGGCAGTTCAATTCCATACAAGGGACCAAGTAAGCCTTTACTCTATGCGCCTGCCTTCTTGTATTGCAAAGGGCTTTATTGAATCACAGTTGCATGTCTCTCAAGGATGTCTTTATCTTGCCTACCATAAGTTTCTCAACCTATGGATTTGGAAACACAATTGA